One window from the genome of Paramormyrops kingsleyae isolate MSU_618 chromosome 3, PKINGS_0.4, whole genome shotgun sequence encodes:
- the entpd6 gene encoding ectonucleoside triphosphate diphosphohydrolase 6 isoform X4 — MGPAKLRRRINYGDSNEPAREEADSRHFQYGIMFDAGSTGTRIHVFKFLLKEHEAPKLAHETFRAIKPGLSAYADDPDKCREGIQELLMVAKESIPVLLWEKTPLVLKATAGLRLLPGEKATHLLDKVRNVFEESPFLSRPDGVSIMDGTDEGVSAWITVNFLIGSLHGSGQPTVGMLDLGGGSTQITFSTQDEKTIQTSPFDDITSFQMFNSTHTLYAHSYLGLGLMSARLAILGGIEGEAYGNQELVSPCLSPQFTGQWEHAEVQYIVKGQKAGEPMYESCYKKVEKVLYNKIKKAEEVKNMDFYAFSYYYDRAVDISAIDEETGGTIEVNNYIDSAKRVCSNMEITPGEHPFLCLDLTYLSLLLQELGFPKEKVLKLARKINGAETSWALGATFHYLESLRRQ, encoded by the exons ATGGGGCCTGCTAAACTCAGGAGGAGAATCA ACTATGGTGATAGCAATGAACCAGCCCGCGAAGAGGCAGACAGCAGACACTTTCAGTATGGCATCATGTTTGATGCAGGGAGTACAGGGACAAGGATTCATGTCTTCAAGTTTCTATTAAAGGAACACG AAGCTCCCAAATTAGCACATGAAACATTCAGAGCAATAAAACCTGGGCTATCTGCATATGCTGATGATCCAGATAAG TGTAGAGAGGGTATACAAGAATTGTTGATGGTGGCCAAAGAGAGCATCCCAGTGCTCTTATGGGAGAAGACACCTTTAGTGCTAAAGGCCACTGCAGGGCTACGCCTACTGCCTGGAGAAAAGGCTACTCACCTGCTGGACAAG GTGAGGAATGTCTTTGAAGAGTCTCCATTTCTGTCCAGACCAGACGGTGTCTCCATAATGGATGGCACTGATGAAG GTGTTTCTGCATGGATCACTGTCAACTTTTTAATAG GGAGTCTCCATGGCTCAGGACAGCCCACTGTAGGCATGCTGGACCTGGGAGGGGGCTCCACCCAGATCACCTTCTCAACACAGGATGAG AAAACCATTCAGACCTCTCCTTTTGATGACATCACTTCATTTCAGATGTTCAACAGCACCCATACGCTCTATGCACACAG CTACTTAGGGCTGGGACTCATGTCAGCAAGACTTGCCATCCTGGGCGGAATTGAAGGAGAGGCTT ATGGCAACCAAGAGCTGGTTAGTCCATGTCTGTCTCCTCAATTTACTGGCCAGTGGGAACATGCTGAAGTACAATACATAGTCAAAGGACAGAAAGCAG GTGAACCCATGTATGAGTCCTGCTATAAGAAGGTGGAGAAGGTGTTGtacaacaaaattaaaaaagcaGAAGAGGTCAAAAATATGGATTTCTATGCCTTTTCCTACTATTACGATAGAGCAGTCGACATTTCAGCAATTG ATGAAGAGACAGGTGGCACGATAGAAGTAAATAACTATATAGATTCTGCCAAAAGAG TATGCAGTAATATGGAaatcactccaggagaacatcCTTTTCTCTGCTTGGACCTCACCTATTTATCACTCCTGCTGCAAGAGCTGGGTTTCCCAAAGGagaaagtgttaaag CTGGCGAGGAAGATAAATGGTGCAGAGACCAGCTGGGCACTGGGAGCCACTTTCCATTACCTCGAGTCCTTGCGTAGGCAATAA
- the entpd6 gene encoding ectonucleoside triphosphate diphosphohydrolase 6 isoform X3: protein MRIPKLASAFIFVGCVVAYLTYVKWHFDGIKPALHKALNYVPITDYGDSNEPAREEADSRHFQYGIMFDAGSTGTRIHVFKFLLKEHEAPKLAHETFRAIKPGLSAYADDPDKCREGIQELLMVAKESIPVLLWEKTPLVLKATAGLRLLPGEKATHLLDKVRNVFEESPFLSRPDGVSIMDGTDEGSLHGSGQPTVGMLDLGGGSTQITFSTQDEKTIQTSPFDDITSFQMFNSTHTLYAHSYLGLGLMSARLAILGGIEGEAYGNQELVSPCLSPQFTGQWEHAEVQYIVKGQKAGEPMYESCYKKVEKVLYNKIKKAEEVKNMDFYAFSYYYDRAVDISAIDEETGGTIEVNNYIDSAKRVCSNMEITPGEHPFLCLDLTYLSLLLQELGFPKEKVLKLARKINGAETSWALGATFHYLESLRRQ from the exons ATGAGGATACCAAAGCTAGCCAGTGCTTTCATTTTCGTGGGCTGTGTAGTAGCCTACCTCACATACGTAAAGTGGCATTTTGATGGTATTAAGCCAGCACTTCACAAAGCGCTAAACTATGTCCCCATCACAGACTATGGTGATAGCAATGAACCAGCCCGCGAAGAGGCAGACAGCAGACACTTTCAGTATGGCATCATGTTTGATGCAGGGAGTACAGGGACAAGGATTCATGTCTTCAAGTTTCTATTAAAGGAACACG AAGCTCCCAAATTAGCACATGAAACATTCAGAGCAATAAAACCTGGGCTATCTGCATATGCTGATGATCCAGATAAG TGTAGAGAGGGTATACAAGAATTGTTGATGGTGGCCAAAGAGAGCATCCCAGTGCTCTTATGGGAGAAGACACCTTTAGTGCTAAAGGCCACTGCAGGGCTACGCCTACTGCCTGGAGAAAAGGCTACTCACCTGCTGGACAAG GTGAGGAATGTCTTTGAAGAGTCTCCATTTCTGTCCAGACCAGACGGTGTCTCCATAATGGATGGCACTGATGAAG GGAGTCTCCATGGCTCAGGACAGCCCACTGTAGGCATGCTGGACCTGGGAGGGGGCTCCACCCAGATCACCTTCTCAACACAGGATGAG AAAACCATTCAGACCTCTCCTTTTGATGACATCACTTCATTTCAGATGTTCAACAGCACCCATACGCTCTATGCACACAG CTACTTAGGGCTGGGACTCATGTCAGCAAGACTTGCCATCCTGGGCGGAATTGAAGGAGAGGCTT ATGGCAACCAAGAGCTGGTTAGTCCATGTCTGTCTCCTCAATTTACTGGCCAGTGGGAACATGCTGAAGTACAATACATAGTCAAAGGACAGAAAGCAG GTGAACCCATGTATGAGTCCTGCTATAAGAAGGTGGAGAAGGTGTTGtacaacaaaattaaaaaagcaGAAGAGGTCAAAAATATGGATTTCTATGCCTTTTCCTACTATTACGATAGAGCAGTCGACATTTCAGCAATTG ATGAAGAGACAGGTGGCACGATAGAAGTAAATAACTATATAGATTCTGCCAAAAGAG TATGCAGTAATATGGAaatcactccaggagaacatcCTTTTCTCTGCTTGGACCTCACCTATTTATCACTCCTGCTGCAAGAGCTGGGTTTCCCAAAGGagaaagtgttaaag CTGGCGAGGAAGATAAATGGTGCAGAGACCAGCTGGGCACTGGGAGCCACTTTCCATTACCTCGAGTCCTTGCGTAGGCAATAA
- the entpd6 gene encoding ectonucleoside triphosphate diphosphohydrolase 6 isoform X2: MRIPKLASAFIFVGCVVAYLTYVKWHFDGIKPALHKALNYVPITDYGDSNEPAREEADSRHFQYGIMFDAGSTGTRIHVFKFLLKEHAPKLAHETFRAIKPGLSAYADDPDKCREGIQELLMVAKESIPVLLWEKTPLVLKATAGLRLLPGEKATHLLDKVRNVFEESPFLSRPDGVSIMDGTDEGVSAWITVNFLIGSLHGSGQPTVGMLDLGGGSTQITFSTQDEKTIQTSPFDDITSFQMFNSTHTLYAHSYLGLGLMSARLAILGGIEGEAYGNQELVSPCLSPQFTGQWEHAEVQYIVKGQKAGEPMYESCYKKVEKVLYNKIKKAEEVKNMDFYAFSYYYDRAVDISAIDEETGGTIEVNNYIDSAKRVCSNMEITPGEHPFLCLDLTYLSLLLQELGFPKEKVLKLARKINGAETSWALGATFHYLESLRRQ, translated from the exons ATGAGGATACCAAAGCTAGCCAGTGCTTTCATTTTCGTGGGCTGTGTAGTAGCCTACCTCACATACGTAAAGTGGCATTTTGATGGTATTAAGCCAGCACTTCACAAAGCGCTAAACTATGTCCCCATCACAGACTATGGTGATAGCAATGAACCAGCCCGCGAAGAGGCAGACAGCAGACACTTTCAGTATGGCATCATGTTTGATGCAGGGAGTACAGGGACAAGGATTCATGTCTTCAAGTTTCTATTAAAGGAACACG CTCCCAAATTAGCACATGAAACATTCAGAGCAATAAAACCTGGGCTATCTGCATATGCTGATGATCCAGATAAG TGTAGAGAGGGTATACAAGAATTGTTGATGGTGGCCAAAGAGAGCATCCCAGTGCTCTTATGGGAGAAGACACCTTTAGTGCTAAAGGCCACTGCAGGGCTACGCCTACTGCCTGGAGAAAAGGCTACTCACCTGCTGGACAAG GTGAGGAATGTCTTTGAAGAGTCTCCATTTCTGTCCAGACCAGACGGTGTCTCCATAATGGATGGCACTGATGAAG GTGTTTCTGCATGGATCACTGTCAACTTTTTAATAG GGAGTCTCCATGGCTCAGGACAGCCCACTGTAGGCATGCTGGACCTGGGAGGGGGCTCCACCCAGATCACCTTCTCAACACAGGATGAG AAAACCATTCAGACCTCTCCTTTTGATGACATCACTTCATTTCAGATGTTCAACAGCACCCATACGCTCTATGCACACAG CTACTTAGGGCTGGGACTCATGTCAGCAAGACTTGCCATCCTGGGCGGAATTGAAGGAGAGGCTT ATGGCAACCAAGAGCTGGTTAGTCCATGTCTGTCTCCTCAATTTACTGGCCAGTGGGAACATGCTGAAGTACAATACATAGTCAAAGGACAGAAAGCAG GTGAACCCATGTATGAGTCCTGCTATAAGAAGGTGGAGAAGGTGTTGtacaacaaaattaaaaaagcaGAAGAGGTCAAAAATATGGATTTCTATGCCTTTTCCTACTATTACGATAGAGCAGTCGACATTTCAGCAATTG ATGAAGAGACAGGTGGCACGATAGAAGTAAATAACTATATAGATTCTGCCAAAAGAG TATGCAGTAATATGGAaatcactccaggagaacatcCTTTTCTCTGCTTGGACCTCACCTATTTATCACTCCTGCTGCAAGAGCTGGGTTTCCCAAAGGagaaagtgttaaag CTGGCGAGGAAGATAAATGGTGCAGAGACCAGCTGGGCACTGGGAGCCACTTTCCATTACCTCGAGTCCTTGCGTAGGCAATAA
- the entpd6 gene encoding ectonucleoside triphosphate diphosphohydrolase 6 isoform X1 produces the protein MRIPKLASAFIFVGCVVAYLTYVKWHFDGIKPALHKALNYVPITDYGDSNEPAREEADSRHFQYGIMFDAGSTGTRIHVFKFLLKEHEAPKLAHETFRAIKPGLSAYADDPDKCREGIQELLMVAKESIPVLLWEKTPLVLKATAGLRLLPGEKATHLLDKVRNVFEESPFLSRPDGVSIMDGTDEGVSAWITVNFLIGSLHGSGQPTVGMLDLGGGSTQITFSTQDEKTIQTSPFDDITSFQMFNSTHTLYAHSYLGLGLMSARLAILGGIEGEAYGNQELVSPCLSPQFTGQWEHAEVQYIVKGQKAGEPMYESCYKKVEKVLYNKIKKAEEVKNMDFYAFSYYYDRAVDISAIDEETGGTIEVNNYIDSAKRVCSNMEITPGEHPFLCLDLTYLSLLLQELGFPKEKVLKLARKINGAETSWALGATFHYLESLRRQ, from the exons ATGAGGATACCAAAGCTAGCCAGTGCTTTCATTTTCGTGGGCTGTGTAGTAGCCTACCTCACATACGTAAAGTGGCATTTTGATGGTATTAAGCCAGCACTTCACAAAGCGCTAAACTATGTCCCCATCACAGACTATGGTGATAGCAATGAACCAGCCCGCGAAGAGGCAGACAGCAGACACTTTCAGTATGGCATCATGTTTGATGCAGGGAGTACAGGGACAAGGATTCATGTCTTCAAGTTTCTATTAAAGGAACACG AAGCTCCCAAATTAGCACATGAAACATTCAGAGCAATAAAACCTGGGCTATCTGCATATGCTGATGATCCAGATAAG TGTAGAGAGGGTATACAAGAATTGTTGATGGTGGCCAAAGAGAGCATCCCAGTGCTCTTATGGGAGAAGACACCTTTAGTGCTAAAGGCCACTGCAGGGCTACGCCTACTGCCTGGAGAAAAGGCTACTCACCTGCTGGACAAG GTGAGGAATGTCTTTGAAGAGTCTCCATTTCTGTCCAGACCAGACGGTGTCTCCATAATGGATGGCACTGATGAAG GTGTTTCTGCATGGATCACTGTCAACTTTTTAATAG GGAGTCTCCATGGCTCAGGACAGCCCACTGTAGGCATGCTGGACCTGGGAGGGGGCTCCACCCAGATCACCTTCTCAACACAGGATGAG AAAACCATTCAGACCTCTCCTTTTGATGACATCACTTCATTTCAGATGTTCAACAGCACCCATACGCTCTATGCACACAG CTACTTAGGGCTGGGACTCATGTCAGCAAGACTTGCCATCCTGGGCGGAATTGAAGGAGAGGCTT ATGGCAACCAAGAGCTGGTTAGTCCATGTCTGTCTCCTCAATTTACTGGCCAGTGGGAACATGCTGAAGTACAATACATAGTCAAAGGACAGAAAGCAG GTGAACCCATGTATGAGTCCTGCTATAAGAAGGTGGAGAAGGTGTTGtacaacaaaattaaaaaagcaGAAGAGGTCAAAAATATGGATTTCTATGCCTTTTCCTACTATTACGATAGAGCAGTCGACATTTCAGCAATTG ATGAAGAGACAGGTGGCACGATAGAAGTAAATAACTATATAGATTCTGCCAAAAGAG TATGCAGTAATATGGAaatcactccaggagaacatcCTTTTCTCTGCTTGGACCTCACCTATTTATCACTCCTGCTGCAAGAGCTGGGTTTCCCAAAGGagaaagtgttaaag CTGGCGAGGAAGATAAATGGTGCAGAGACCAGCTGGGCACTGGGAGCCACTTTCCATTACCTCGAGTCCTTGCGTAGGCAATAA
- the entpd6 gene encoding ectonucleoside triphosphate diphosphohydrolase 6 isoform X5 has product MGPAKLRRRINYGDSNEPAREEADSRHFQYGIMFDAGSTGTRIHVFKFLLKEHAPKLAHETFRAIKPGLSAYADDPDKCREGIQELLMVAKESIPVLLWEKTPLVLKATAGLRLLPGEKATHLLDKVRNVFEESPFLSRPDGVSIMDGTDEGVSAWITVNFLIGSLHGSGQPTVGMLDLGGGSTQITFSTQDEKTIQTSPFDDITSFQMFNSTHTLYAHSYLGLGLMSARLAILGGIEGEAYGNQELVSPCLSPQFTGQWEHAEVQYIVKGQKAGEPMYESCYKKVEKVLYNKIKKAEEVKNMDFYAFSYYYDRAVDISAIDEETGGTIEVNNYIDSAKRVCSNMEITPGEHPFLCLDLTYLSLLLQELGFPKEKVLKLARKINGAETSWALGATFHYLESLRRQ; this is encoded by the exons ATGGGGCCTGCTAAACTCAGGAGGAGAATCA ACTATGGTGATAGCAATGAACCAGCCCGCGAAGAGGCAGACAGCAGACACTTTCAGTATGGCATCATGTTTGATGCAGGGAGTACAGGGACAAGGATTCATGTCTTCAAGTTTCTATTAAAGGAACACG CTCCCAAATTAGCACATGAAACATTCAGAGCAATAAAACCTGGGCTATCTGCATATGCTGATGATCCAGATAAG TGTAGAGAGGGTATACAAGAATTGTTGATGGTGGCCAAAGAGAGCATCCCAGTGCTCTTATGGGAGAAGACACCTTTAGTGCTAAAGGCCACTGCAGGGCTACGCCTACTGCCTGGAGAAAAGGCTACTCACCTGCTGGACAAG GTGAGGAATGTCTTTGAAGAGTCTCCATTTCTGTCCAGACCAGACGGTGTCTCCATAATGGATGGCACTGATGAAG GTGTTTCTGCATGGATCACTGTCAACTTTTTAATAG GGAGTCTCCATGGCTCAGGACAGCCCACTGTAGGCATGCTGGACCTGGGAGGGGGCTCCACCCAGATCACCTTCTCAACACAGGATGAG AAAACCATTCAGACCTCTCCTTTTGATGACATCACTTCATTTCAGATGTTCAACAGCACCCATACGCTCTATGCACACAG CTACTTAGGGCTGGGACTCATGTCAGCAAGACTTGCCATCCTGGGCGGAATTGAAGGAGAGGCTT ATGGCAACCAAGAGCTGGTTAGTCCATGTCTGTCTCCTCAATTTACTGGCCAGTGGGAACATGCTGAAGTACAATACATAGTCAAAGGACAGAAAGCAG GTGAACCCATGTATGAGTCCTGCTATAAGAAGGTGGAGAAGGTGTTGtacaacaaaattaaaaaagcaGAAGAGGTCAAAAATATGGATTTCTATGCCTTTTCCTACTATTACGATAGAGCAGTCGACATTTCAGCAATTG ATGAAGAGACAGGTGGCACGATAGAAGTAAATAACTATATAGATTCTGCCAAAAGAG TATGCAGTAATATGGAaatcactccaggagaacatcCTTTTCTCTGCTTGGACCTCACCTATTTATCACTCCTGCTGCAAGAGCTGGGTTTCCCAAAGGagaaagtgttaaag CTGGCGAGGAAGATAAATGGTGCAGAGACCAGCTGGGCACTGGGAGCCACTTTCCATTACCTCGAGTCCTTGCGTAGGCAATAA